In Mercurialis annua linkage group LG6, ddMerAnnu1.2, whole genome shotgun sequence, the following are encoded in one genomic region:
- the LOC126687824 gene encoding uncharacterized protein LOC126687824, with protein sequence MATNEEHQQFINPDLNLEFSNDLDIDGNIELQQQNLQEQSNCHIPNLNDAINNYTFDLNVLPESPMSVDESPSRTQNQRIKKELNNDERRAIYDMLLEKSVDGKLKRGITNMVAATFSVSVRSIQRIWRQAKQTENGGVSHKKTGNCGRKKVEIDLELIRSVPLHKRTSLESLACSINMSKNRVFNLLKFGAIRRHSNAIKPFLKEENMRARLQFCISMLNESSIPHNPIFKEMYNIIHIDEKWFYMTKKSEKYYLLTDEEDPIRSCKSKNFICKVMFLGAIARPRFDGQGNEIFDGKIGIFPFVTQEPARRNSINRLTGTLETKPLTSVNRDIMRSYLIEKLLPAIKEKWPRDDMMNPIFIQQDNARTHVDKNDEAFCEAARYGGFDIRLMCQPANILI encoded by the exons ATGGCAACAAATGAAGAACATCAACAGTTTATTAATCCTGATTTAAATTTAGAGTTTTCAAATGATTTAGATATTGATGGGAATATCGAATTACAGCAGCAGAATTTACAAGAGCAATCAAATTGTCACATCCCAAACCTCAACGATGCTATTAACAATTATACTTTCGATCTCAATGTTCTTCCAGAATCTCCAATGAGTGTTG ATGAGTCACCATCACGTACACAAAATCAAAGAATTAAAAAAGAGTTGAACAATGATGAAAGAAGAGCTATATATGACATGCTATTGGAGAAAAGTGTTGATGGAAAATTAAAACGAGGGATTACAAACATGGTGGCTGCAACATTTTCAGTTTCGGTTCGTTCAATTCAACGTATTTGGAGACAAGCTAAACAAACTGAAAATGGTGGAGTATCTCATAAAAAGACGGGAAATTGTGGGCggaaaaaagttgaaattgatTTGGAACTAATTCGGAGTGTCCCTTTACACAAACGGACAAGTTTAGAATCTTTAGCATGTTCTATAAACATGAGCAAAAATAGAGTGTTTAATCTTCTCAAATTCGGTGCCATCCGACGACATTCGAATGCCATTAAGCCTTTTCTAAAAGAGGAAAATATGAGAGCTAGATTACAATTTTGCATTTCGATGCTTAATGAAAGTAGCATTCCTCACAATCCGATTTTTAAAGAAATGTACAACATCATTCATATTGACGAGAAgtggttttatatgacaaaaaaatcagaaaaatacTACTTGTTGACAGATGAAGAAGATCCAATACGAAGCTGTAAAAGTAAAAATTTTATCTGCAAAGTTATGTTTCTCGGTGCCATAGCTCGTCCAAGATTTGATGGACAAGGAAATGAAATATTTGATGGAAAAATTGGCATTTTTCCATTTGTTACACAAGAACCTGCTAGAAGAAACAGTATCAATAGACTCACAGGcacgttagaaacaaaaccgTTAACTTCGGTAAATAGAGATATTATGAGATCATATTTGATTGAAAAACTCTTACCGGCAATTAAAGAAAAATGGCCAAGAGATGATATGATGAATCCGATTTTTATTCAGCAAGACAATGCAAGAACTCATGTTGACAAAAATGATGAAGCTTTTTGTGAGGCAGCTAGATACGGAGGATTTGATATTCGTTTGATGTGCCAACCGGCAAATATCCTGATTTGA